One Sebastes umbrosus isolate fSebUmb1 chromosome 6, fSebUmb1.pri, whole genome shotgun sequence DNA window includes the following coding sequences:
- the ampd1 gene encoding AMP deaminase 1 isoform X1 has protein sequence MPKVLVPAKGGSQQKTDDKMRAFAEQVFASDTKSEDTRDEISMFDVDEDCPIMHHEMAHHLHTEDDADKRKRHQRSLTMAVPTAASHTTAAHTASSVSVKMDTPLYLEVPDFQRVAIIGDYASGVTMDDFELSCKGVYRALTIREKYMRLAYQRFPRTTSEYLRDIEGETFKVEEQLQPVFTAPPKNGEDPFDTKNLPKNLGYVARMKEGLIYVYKDAAAADKHQPKDLPHPDYDTFIDDMNFLIALIAQGPTKTYTHRRLKFLMSKFNVHEMLNEMEEMKELKLNPHRDFYNCRKVDTHIHAAACMNQKHLLRFIKRSYRVDADRVVHKLHGKEVTMKELFESLHLHPYDLTVDSLDVHAGRQTFQRFDKFNAKYNPVGASELRDLYMKTENHINGEYFATIIKEVASDLEDAKYQYAEPRLSIYGCNATEWNKLSGWFVRHRVFSPHLKWMIQIPRIYDIFRSRDFVPHFGKMLENIFLPVFQATIDPQSNPDLSIFLQHVTGFDSVDDESKHSGHMFSTKSPKPEEWDIAKNPSYTYYIYYMYANIAVLNQLRSERGMNTFMFRPHCGEAGAITHLLAAFMTADNISHGLNLKKSPVLQYLYFLTQLPIAMSPLSNNSLFLEYAKNPLLEFHKKGLVVSLSTDDPMQFHYTKEPLMEEYAIAAQVFKLSTCDMCEISRNSVLQSAMSHEEKSHFLGHDFLKEGPEGNDIRKTNVAQIRMAYRYETLCYELNLIKEGLNSE, from the exons ATGCCGAAAGTCTTAGTGCCAG CAAAGGGAGGAA GTCAACAGA AGACTGATGACAAGATGCGGGCCTTCGCCGAACAGGTCTTTGCATCTGATACCAAAAGCGAGGACACCCGCGATGAGATCTCTATGTTTGATGTGGATGAGGACTGTCCCATCATGCACCATGAGATGGCCCACCATCTGCACACTGAGGATGATGCTGATAAACG CAAGAGGCACCAGCGCAGCCTCACCATGGCCGTGCCTACAGCCGCTTCCCACACAACTGCTGCCCACACTGCTTCCTCTGTGTCGGTGAAGATGGACACGCCCCTCTACCTGGAAGTGCCTGACTTCCAGAGAGTGGCCATCATCGGAGACTACGCCTCCGGG GTGACCATGGATGACTTTGAGCTGTCCTGTAAGGGTGTATACCGTGCCTTGACCATCAGGGAGAAGTACATGAGGCTGGCCTACCAGCGCTTCCCACGGACAACCTCTGAGTACCTGCGTGATATCGAGGGGGAGACCTTCAAAGTTGAAGAGCAGTTGCAGCCAG TCTTCACAGCTCCTCCAAAGAACGGGGAGGACCCCTTTGATACCAAGAACCTGCCAAAGAATCTGGGATACGTTGCTCGTATGAAGGAGGGTCTCATCTATGTGTACAAGGACGCCGCAGCTGCTGACAAACATCAGCCCAAAGACCTGCCCCACCCCGACTACGACACCTTCATCGATGACATGAACTTCCTCATTGCTCTCATTGCACAGGGCCCAAC tAAGACTTACACTCACCGCCGTCTGAAGTTCCTCATGTCCAAGTTCAATGTGCATGAGATGCTGAATGAGATGGAAGAGATGAAGGAGCTGAAACTGAACCCCCACAGGGACTTCTACAACTGCAGGAAG GTGGACACCCACATCCACGCTGCTGCCTGCATGAACCAGAAGCACCTGCTGCGCTTCATCAAGAGGTCTTACCGTGTGGACGCCGACCGCGTCGTGCATAAGCTTCATGGGAAAGAGGTCACCATGAAGGAGCTCTTCGAGTCCCTTCACCTGCACCCTTATGACCTCACTGTGGACTCCCTGGATGTGCACGCT GGAAGACAAACCTTCCAACGTTTTGATAAGTTCAATGCCAAGTACAACCCCGTAGGAGCCAGTGAGCTGCGTGACCTGTACATGAAGACAGAGAACCACATCAATGGAGAGTACTTTGCCACCATCATCAAG GAAGTAGCCAGTGACCTGGAGGATGCCAAGTACCAGTATGCTGAGCCTCGTCTGTCCATCTACGGCTGCAACGCCACCGAGTGGAACAAGCTCTCCGGCTGGTTCGTCAGGCACAGAGTCTTCTCCCCACACCTCAAATGGATGATTCAAATACCCAGGATCTA CGACATCTTCAGAAGCAGGGACTTTGTGCCCCACTTTGGCAAGATGTTGGAGAACATTTTCCTTCCCGTGTTCCAGGCCACCATCGACCCACAGTCCAACCCAGACCTCAGCATCTTCCTCCAGCAC GTGACAGGTTTCGACAGCGTGGACGATGAGTCTAAGCACAGTGGTCACATGTTCTCCACTAAGAGCCCCAAACCAGAGGAGTGGGACATCGCGAAGAACCCCTCCTACACCTACTACATCTACTACATGTATGCCAACATCGCTGTGCTCAACCAGCTCCGCAG TGAGAGGGGGATGAACACATTCATGTTCAGGCCTCACTGCGGTGAGGCCGGGGCCATCACCCATCTGCTGGCTGCCTTCATGACCGCTGACAACATCTCTCACGGCCTCAACCTCAAGAAG AGTCCTGTGCTGCAGTACCTGTACTTCCTCACCCAGCTCCCCATCGCCATGTCCCCTCTCAGCAACAACAGCCTGTTCCTGGAATACGCTAAGAACCCGCTGCTGGAGTTCCACAAGAAAGGCCTGGTGGTTTCTCTCTCCACCGACGACCCCATGCAGTTCCACTACACCAAG GAACCCCTGATGGAGGAGTACGCTATTGCAGCCCAGGTCTTCAAGCTCAGTACCTGCGACATGTGTGAGATCTCCAGGAACAGCGTTCTGCAGAGCGCCATGTCTCATGAG GAGAAGAGCCACTTCCTGGGTCATGACTTCCTGAAGGAGGGCCCAGAGGGCAACGACATCCGCAAGACCAATGTGGCCCAGATCCGTATGGCATATCGCTACGAGACCCTGTGCTATGAGCTCAACCTCATCAAGGAGGGCCTTAACTCAGAGTAA
- the ampd1 gene encoding AMP deaminase 1 isoform X2, whose product MPKVLVPGQQKTDDKMRAFAEQVFASDTKSEDTRDEISMFDVDEDCPIMHHEMAHHLHTEDDADKRKRHQRSLTMAVPTAASHTTAAHTASSVSVKMDTPLYLEVPDFQRVAIIGDYASGVTMDDFELSCKGVYRALTIREKYMRLAYQRFPRTTSEYLRDIEGETFKVEEQLQPVFTAPPKNGEDPFDTKNLPKNLGYVARMKEGLIYVYKDAAAADKHQPKDLPHPDYDTFIDDMNFLIALIAQGPTKTYTHRRLKFLMSKFNVHEMLNEMEEMKELKLNPHRDFYNCRKVDTHIHAAACMNQKHLLRFIKRSYRVDADRVVHKLHGKEVTMKELFESLHLHPYDLTVDSLDVHAGRQTFQRFDKFNAKYNPVGASELRDLYMKTENHINGEYFATIIKEVASDLEDAKYQYAEPRLSIYGCNATEWNKLSGWFVRHRVFSPHLKWMIQIPRIYDIFRSRDFVPHFGKMLENIFLPVFQATIDPQSNPDLSIFLQHVTGFDSVDDESKHSGHMFSTKSPKPEEWDIAKNPSYTYYIYYMYANIAVLNQLRSERGMNTFMFRPHCGEAGAITHLLAAFMTADNISHGLNLKKSPVLQYLYFLTQLPIAMSPLSNNSLFLEYAKNPLLEFHKKGLVVSLSTDDPMQFHYTKEPLMEEYAIAAQVFKLSTCDMCEISRNSVLQSAMSHEEKSHFLGHDFLKEGPEGNDIRKTNVAQIRMAYRYETLCYELNLIKEGLNSE is encoded by the exons ATGCCGAAAGTCTTAGTGCCAG GTCAACAGA AGACTGATGACAAGATGCGGGCCTTCGCCGAACAGGTCTTTGCATCTGATACCAAAAGCGAGGACACCCGCGATGAGATCTCTATGTTTGATGTGGATGAGGACTGTCCCATCATGCACCATGAGATGGCCCACCATCTGCACACTGAGGATGATGCTGATAAACG CAAGAGGCACCAGCGCAGCCTCACCATGGCCGTGCCTACAGCCGCTTCCCACACAACTGCTGCCCACACTGCTTCCTCTGTGTCGGTGAAGATGGACACGCCCCTCTACCTGGAAGTGCCTGACTTCCAGAGAGTGGCCATCATCGGAGACTACGCCTCCGGG GTGACCATGGATGACTTTGAGCTGTCCTGTAAGGGTGTATACCGTGCCTTGACCATCAGGGAGAAGTACATGAGGCTGGCCTACCAGCGCTTCCCACGGACAACCTCTGAGTACCTGCGTGATATCGAGGGGGAGACCTTCAAAGTTGAAGAGCAGTTGCAGCCAG TCTTCACAGCTCCTCCAAAGAACGGGGAGGACCCCTTTGATACCAAGAACCTGCCAAAGAATCTGGGATACGTTGCTCGTATGAAGGAGGGTCTCATCTATGTGTACAAGGACGCCGCAGCTGCTGACAAACATCAGCCCAAAGACCTGCCCCACCCCGACTACGACACCTTCATCGATGACATGAACTTCCTCATTGCTCTCATTGCACAGGGCCCAAC tAAGACTTACACTCACCGCCGTCTGAAGTTCCTCATGTCCAAGTTCAATGTGCATGAGATGCTGAATGAGATGGAAGAGATGAAGGAGCTGAAACTGAACCCCCACAGGGACTTCTACAACTGCAGGAAG GTGGACACCCACATCCACGCTGCTGCCTGCATGAACCAGAAGCACCTGCTGCGCTTCATCAAGAGGTCTTACCGTGTGGACGCCGACCGCGTCGTGCATAAGCTTCATGGGAAAGAGGTCACCATGAAGGAGCTCTTCGAGTCCCTTCACCTGCACCCTTATGACCTCACTGTGGACTCCCTGGATGTGCACGCT GGAAGACAAACCTTCCAACGTTTTGATAAGTTCAATGCCAAGTACAACCCCGTAGGAGCCAGTGAGCTGCGTGACCTGTACATGAAGACAGAGAACCACATCAATGGAGAGTACTTTGCCACCATCATCAAG GAAGTAGCCAGTGACCTGGAGGATGCCAAGTACCAGTATGCTGAGCCTCGTCTGTCCATCTACGGCTGCAACGCCACCGAGTGGAACAAGCTCTCCGGCTGGTTCGTCAGGCACAGAGTCTTCTCCCCACACCTCAAATGGATGATTCAAATACCCAGGATCTA CGACATCTTCAGAAGCAGGGACTTTGTGCCCCACTTTGGCAAGATGTTGGAGAACATTTTCCTTCCCGTGTTCCAGGCCACCATCGACCCACAGTCCAACCCAGACCTCAGCATCTTCCTCCAGCAC GTGACAGGTTTCGACAGCGTGGACGATGAGTCTAAGCACAGTGGTCACATGTTCTCCACTAAGAGCCCCAAACCAGAGGAGTGGGACATCGCGAAGAACCCCTCCTACACCTACTACATCTACTACATGTATGCCAACATCGCTGTGCTCAACCAGCTCCGCAG TGAGAGGGGGATGAACACATTCATGTTCAGGCCTCACTGCGGTGAGGCCGGGGCCATCACCCATCTGCTGGCTGCCTTCATGACCGCTGACAACATCTCTCACGGCCTCAACCTCAAGAAG AGTCCTGTGCTGCAGTACCTGTACTTCCTCACCCAGCTCCCCATCGCCATGTCCCCTCTCAGCAACAACAGCCTGTTCCTGGAATACGCTAAGAACCCGCTGCTGGAGTTCCACAAGAAAGGCCTGGTGGTTTCTCTCTCCACCGACGACCCCATGCAGTTCCACTACACCAAG GAACCCCTGATGGAGGAGTACGCTATTGCAGCCCAGGTCTTCAAGCTCAGTACCTGCGACATGTGTGAGATCTCCAGGAACAGCGTTCTGCAGAGCGCCATGTCTCATGAG GAGAAGAGCCACTTCCTGGGTCATGACTTCCTGAAGGAGGGCCCAGAGGGCAACGACATCCGCAAGACCAATGTGGCCCAGATCCGTATGGCATATCGCTACGAGACCCTGTGCTATGAGCTCAACCTCATCAAGGAGGGCCTTAACTCAGAGTAA